TAAGATCAAGCAAAATCAAATCAGGGAGCACAGCATGTTCATAGACCCCTTTTTTGTACAAATAGTCCATGACGACGTCACCATCATCCAGCGTGGATATGTCCAACTTTGAAGCACAGTCATCCAGAATATCAATGAGCATATCCTGGTCACTCTTATCATCATCAACGATTAACACATGAATTGTTGTCTGCTGCATTTCTTGCTCTCTCACCGAGTATTACTATTCAAGGTTTTTGGGTCGTGAAGCGATTTGCTGATCGTAAAAAAGAATGTAGCCCCTTTGCCAGAGTCAGACTCAGCCCATATTCGGCCATCATGTCGTTCAACACAGGTCTTGCAGATTGCTAGGCCAATTCCTGTGCCATCATATTTATTGTGCGTGTGCAGCCGTTTGAAGATAGAAAAGATGCGTTGGGCTTGCTGGCTGTCAAAGCCGATACCTTCATCGCGCACCGAGAACTCCCATTCTTTTTCATATTCAATGACGGCAATATGTATGCGCGGTGGTTTATCGCCACAAAACTTTATTGCGTTGCTTATAAGGTTTTGCAGGACTTGCTCTAGCTGTGTTTTTTTGCCACTGACTACTGGTAAATCGTCGTGTGTAATTTTTGCCTGGGATTTATTAACGGATAGTTCAATATTCTCCAGTGCGGTCTTGAGCACTTCGTTCATATCAAGAGTTTCGGATTGATCAGTTGACTGTGACGCGCGGGAATATAGCAGCAGGTCATGGATCAGTCGATCCATGCGCTGGGTACCATCAGTTATGTAGCCAATATACTTGTTGCCTTTTTCGTCAACCTTGTCTGCATAGCGCTGGGCGAATAGCTCAGCGTAATTTGAGATCTTGCGCAGTGGTTCACGCAAGTCATGTGATGCGATATAGGCAAACTGTTCAAGCTCCTGGTTTGACTGCTCTAGACGGGTCATCGTAGTCACAGCATGCTTATTGGCTACTGTCAGTGCCAATTCGCTTGCTTTTGACTTTTCAAGCACCGTGCCAAGCGTCTTGTTGGTAATGTCCAGTTGTCGATGGATACGAATATAATCCAGCACCAGGCCAGAAAAGGGCACGGCATAGGCGATGATCTTCAGGAAATGGGCAATATTGAAGTGGTTATCAAACAGTGCCGTAGAGCCGAAAGCCATATGAATTTCAACAACGACCTGTGGTATGGCGCTGAGCACCAGGGCATGAGCGAACAGGCTTGGGTTCTTCTTGTAAAATCTAGGATAGATATACAGACCTGCAATCAGGAATAACAGCAGGGGTGCTACGTCCCATGGTCTTGTAATCGCTGCGTCAGGGAACATTGTCTGTGGCAGTTGAGCGTGAGTGGCCGCGTAATCAATGACCAAGTAGGCAACCAGCACAAAAACCAGGCTGACGACAACAAAGTAGCTGAACTGGGACTTGATCTTGTTGATATTACTTAGCAGAAGAAAGCTGATGCCAAGGACCATGATGGACGCATTGAATACCCGACTAATCGCCCAGGTAAATGGAACCAGGCTGTTGTTTTCAGCCAAGGCCTCGATCAGGCGTGTCGCTGCTAGGGTATGAAAGGCATCCATGCAACCGGCACAGAGCAGGGCAAAACCAATGATAGGTGTTGTGATATTACCCGTGATGCGGTAATGCGAAAATGCCAGTACGAAGGTAAAAATCGCTATGCTGAATGCAGCCCATTCAAGCAGGGCATGGGTAAAGGCTCCATTTAGCTGGTAGAACAGTGCATCGGTCAGGTGTGCTGGAGACAGTGCACCTGCAGTTGACAGATCAAGGACTTTGGCCGGCGATGCGAAATCAATACCGAGTGTATTTAACAGAAACGGCAATACGCAGACTATCACGATGCCAAATAGCATCCAGCGCGGGAGTTTTGTTAATTCTTCCTGTTTTGGCCAGCTAGTCTGTACGGCTGGTTGTTCGATTACCGTTGCAGAAGCCAGTACAGCTTCATTCGAGTTCTGCATATAACACTTTCCCTGTGTACGATAGTTTAGTTCTGCCAGCAGAACTTACCGACCACACAAATCCCTATGTGATGGACATTATTAAGTCAAACTATGTCAATTAAGATATGTGGACTAAAAATGTATTCCCCCACTCTTTATTTGAGTGGTTATGTATAACTATCGGCAAGCCGGGCTATTCCTTGACATTATAAGAAGAACTATTTCCGGATCACGTTTTTAGATGGGTCTGTGTGTTTTCTGGTTGTTGACCGGTTAGTTATGGTTGAACATTTGCATTTAGTTTTGCCTTCTTAATAAGGATTGCTTCTTACTTAATGTTTGATTTTTCTACTTATGGAAAAAATTAACAAAGAGATTCCCAAAGAGAGTGAGCAGGTCAATAATCTGAGAAAAAAACGAAACAGGTGTCTGCTGGTTCCATATATCTATGCTGACAGTATACTGATACGCTATGTAGTAACTATATAGTGACTCTCCAGCAGCCTTGGACGATGAGCCCTAGGCGGGATGATCATGTTATATAATAAATTGCCAATACTTATAGCTGGTTATATGGGTAAATTAAAAATGTTTAAAGCAATTGACAATGATTTTCTTGTGCCATTTGACAATAGTTTTTCAATAGCACATAGCCTAACAAAAATAGAAGATCTTAGTTATGGTAAAAAAGCATATCAAAAAAACCTAAGCCAATTAAATGATCGTATCGACGATGATCAAAAAATGTTGCATGCCCAGGATGAGTATGCCGTGTTATTGGTATTTCAGGCGATGGATGCAGCTGGTAAAGACAGCACGATTCGCGCTGTAACGCGCGGCATTAATCCTGCCGGTTGCCAGGTGTTTAGTTTTAAGCAACCATCAAAAGAAGAACTGGATCACGACTTTCTCTGGCGCACGGCTAAGCGTATGCCTGAGCGGGGGCGTATTGGTGTTTTTAACCGTAGCTATTACGAAGAAGTATTGGTTGTCCGTGTGCATCCAGAGTATTTGCGCTATCAGCGCCTGCCGAACAGGGTCGAAGATAGCGAATTATGGTGCCAACGTTATGAGTCAATTCGCCAGCATGAGCATCATTTGGCAAGAAATGGTACGGTCATCATTAAATTTTGGCTTAATGTTTCCAAAGCAGAGCAAAAACAGCGGTTTCTGGCGCGAATTGATACCCCGGAAAAAAACTGGAAATTTTCATCTTCAGATATTGAAGAAAGACAGCATTGGGATGATTATATGGCGGCTTATGAGGCCGCGTTGAATGAGACTTCTCGCCCCTGGGCGCCCTGGTATGCAATCCCTGCTGATGATAAACGCGTCATGCGCATCAAAGTGGCAGAAATTATTGCCGAGACCTTGGAGTCGCTGGATTTAAAATACCCTAGCCTTGATACAAAACAAGCAGAGAAATTGCAACAAATAAGAAAAAACTTGGTGGCCAATAAGTAAAGCCTGTATTGATAAGAAAATATTTTAAGGGCAAATAAGCAAGGGTTAATGAGAATAGCTTTAGGTGTTGAATATAATGGTACTCATTTTAAAGGATGGGAGAGTCAACCTGGCCAACGCACCGTGCAAGGTTGTTTGGAAGTTGCCTTAAGTAAGGTCGCTAACGCTGAAATTAAAGTCGTTGCAGCAGGCAGAACCGATGCCGGTGTTCATGCCTTGGAGCAGGTTGTGCATTTCGATACGCAAGTGTCGCGTGATCCCTATAACTGGATGTTGGGTATCACATCAAGTTTGCCTAAAGATATTGCAGTGCATTGGGCAGCACGGGTCGATGATGAATTTCATGCACGTTTTAGTGCGCTGACGCGTCGTTACCGTTATTTATTGCTTAATCGACGCGCGCGCCCGGGTGTTTTGCCGGCAGCAATGAGCTGGCATCCACGTCATCTGGATGAGGCACACATGCATGAGGCGGCTCAGGCACTACTAGGAACACACGATTTCAGTGCGTTTCGTGCCTCGTCATGCCAGGCTCACACAGCGACGCGGCGTATTGTTGATATCAAAGTGAGCCGCCTGCACGACACCCTTATTATTGATGTCGAGGCCAATGCGTTTTTACACAATATGGTGCGTAATATCGCCGGCGTATTAATCGCCATTGGTGAGGGTGTGCGACCGGTATCGTGGGCAGCCGAAGTGTTAGCCAGTAAAGATCGGCGCCAAGGTGGAGTGACTGCTACGCCTGATGGCCTTTACCTGGTTGCGGTGACGTATCCGCAATCAGTGCAATTGCCTCAGCGTAGCAGTGACCTGGGTTTTTGTCTTTAAGATGCTTCTCTAAGCTGTTGCTAGCGCTGGCTACTGCCTGTTTCTATCTGCTATCCTTATATGTTTAATTATGACAGATGACGCATGGCGTTTATCTGCGTTACATGGTGTGATTGATGCGTACGCGAGTCAAATATTGTGGCATCACACGTCCAGCAGACGCACACATTGCGGCTGAGCTGGGTGTTGATGCGCTGGGTCTTGTGTTTTATCCGCCCAGCCCTCGCTCGGTGACGATTGAGCAAGCGCGCGAAGTGATTGCTGCGGTGCCCGCGTTTGTTACTATCGTCGCGCTATTTGTTGACCCTGAAGTTAGCGAGGTCGAAGCAGTACTCACCGAGTTGCCGATCGATCTTTTGCAGTTCCATGGTGATGAAAGCGCTGAGCAGTGTCAGCGTTATGACTGGCCTTATATCAAGGCAGTACGCATGCAGCAAGGTGTCGATCTGCCCACACTTTCAGCGCACCATGCACAGTCGCGCGGGCTACTATTAGATAGCTATCAAGCCGGTGTTGCAGGAGGCAGCGGCCAGACTTTTGACTGGGCGCGCGTGCCGAGTGGTATAGCGTGCCCCATTATTCTTGCTGGTGGTCTTACGTCAGATAATGTTGCCACGGCGATAGAGCAAATACAGCCCTTTGCTGTCGATGTCAGTGGCGGTATTGAGTCTGCCAAAGGCATTAAAGACAGCAGAAAAATGAAAGATTTTATACGGAGTGTAAACACTGTTGAAAGACGCAATGACTAAAGTAAATGACAGTAGTGATTTCGATGAACTGTTGAATCTGCCCGATGAAAATGGCCATTTTGGTCCCTATGGTGGTTGCTTCGCCGCTGAGACCTTAATGGAACCGATTGCCGAATTACGCGAAGCCTACGAACATTATCGTAGTGACCCCGAATTTATGGCCGAAATGGATGCCGATTTTAGCCAATTTGTTGGCCGCCCCTCACCGCTCTATCATGCGCAGCGCTGGTCTAAAAATCTCGGCGGCGCGCAAATTTATTTTAAACGCGAAGATCTCAATCATACCGGCGCACACAAAATCAATAACACAGTAGGCCAAGTGCTGCTAGCCAAGCGTATGGGTAAGACACGCATCATTGCCGAGACCGGCGCCGGCCAGCATGGCGTTGCTACTGCCACAGTGTGCGCTCGTATGGGACTTGAATGCGTGGTTTACATGGGCGCTGAAGATATCAAACGACAAATGATTAACGTCTTTCGTATGCGCTTGCTCGGCGCTGAGGTTGTCGCTGTAGAGTCAGGTTCCAAGACTTTGAAAGACGCATTGAACGAAGCCATGCGTGACTGGGTGACCAATGTTGATAACACCTTCTATATTATTGGCACCGTCGCTGGCCCACACCCTTATCCGGCAATGGTACGTGATTTTCAGGCCATTATCGGTCGTGAAGCGCGGGCACAGGCGTTAGAGCAAACAGGCAAGCTACCCGTTGCATTAGTTGCCTGTGTTGGCGGTGGTTCCAATGCCATGGGTTTATTCTACCCATTTATAGGAGACCATGATGTTGAGTTAATTGGTGTTGAAGCAGCCGGTGATGGCCTCGAAACAGGGCGTCATGCTGCGCCACTGAATGCTGGACGACCTGGCGTTCTGCACGGTAACCGTACCTACCTTATGCAAACCGATTCAGGTCAGATTATCGAAACTCATTCTGTTTCTGCGGGACTTGATTATCCTGGGGTTGGCCCAGAGCATGCCTGGTTGAAAGATTGTGGCCGCGCACAGTACGCCGTGGCAACCGATAATGAGGCGCTGGCTGCCTTTCATGATGTGACTCGCACCGAAGGCATTATGCCCGCACTGGAGACCAGCCATGCTTTGGCGCATGTGAAAAATATCGCGCGTGATTATGCTAAAGACGCAATGATTATAGTTAGCTTATCTGGTCGGGGAGATAAAGATATTCATACCGTAGCAGCACATGAAGGGATTGAAATATGAGCCGTATTGCTGCCTGTTTTTCAGATTTAGCCACGGCAGGCCGTCAAGCGCTTATCCCTTTTGTCACCGCAGGCGACCCCGAGCCAGGCATTACCGTGGAGCTGATGCATGCCATGGTCAACGCCGGGGCAAACATTATCGAGCTTGGCGTACCCTTTTCTGACCCGATGGCCGATGGCCCGGTTATCCAACGTGCTAGTGAGCGCGCACTTGCGCACAATGTCAGCTTGCATGACGTGTTGGGCATGGTGAAAATCTTTCGCCAACGTGACAATAAAACACCCATCGTCTTGATGGGTTATCTCAACCCTGTTGAAGCCATGGGTTATAAATATTTTGCTGAAAATTCGGCTAATGCCGGTGTCGATGGTGTACTGACGGTTGATTTGCCACCCGAAGAAGCAACAGATTTGGTGGCAGCACTAAAGGAAAAAAATATCGATCCCATCTTTTTATTAGCACCGACCAGTAATGCTCAGCGTATTACGCGTATCAATGTCATGGCTGATGGATTTCTTTACTATGTTTCTCTGAAAGGAGTAACCGGCGCAGCAAATCTTGATATCGATGCAGTGACCGCTAAATTGACGGAGATTCGCAGGCTGAGCAAGTTGCCTCTGGGTGTTGGCTTTGGTGTTAAAGAACCGTCTGATGCAGCAAACCTTGCAGCGATTGCTGACGCCGTTATTGTTGGCAGCACGCTGGTTAAGATAGTTGAGGAAAATATCGCCGAGCCTGCTAAAATACCGAGCATAATTAGTGAAACATTAAGCGCATTTCGTTATGCCATGGATAATGCAACGAAATGCTGATAACAAGAATTATTGAGTGGGAATAAATGAGTTGGTTTGAGAAACTATTGCCTTCGCGTATTCGTACGGAAGGGGGTTCGAAGAAGACGGTTCCTGAGGGTCTGTGGTCTCAGTGCCCCAAGTGCAGCGCCACTCTGTATCGCGCTGAATTAGAGCGTAATGCCAGCGTTTGCCCTAAGTGCGATCACCATCATCGTATCGGCGCACGCAGGCGACTTGATTTGTTTCTTGATGAAAATGATCGTGAAGAAATTGCAGCCAATTTACAGCCCATTGATATACTGAAATTTAAAGACAGCAAGAAATATAAAGATCGTCTTACCCAGGCACAAAAGAATACCGAAGAAAACGATGCGTTGATTGCCATGCGAGGCAAGCTTAAAGAAATGCCTGTTGTTGTGGTAGCCTTTGAGTTTGCCTTTATGGGTGGCTCCATGGGTTCGGTTGTTGGTGAGCGATTTGTTCGTGCAGCCGCAGCCGCAGAAGCAGCCTCGATACCGCTGATTTGTTTTTCCGCCAGTGGTGGTGCCCGCATGCAAGAGGCACTAATCTCCTTAATGCAAATGGCCAAGACCAGTGCCGCGCTAGCAAGTCTATCTAAAAAAGGTGTGCCATTTGTTTCAGTTTTGACCGACCCAACCATGGGTGGTGTGTCGGCAAGTCTTGCCATGCTGGGTGATATTAACGTTGGCGAGCCTAAAGCGCTGATTGGTTTTGCCGGGCCACGCGTGATAGAACAAACCGTTCGTGAAACCCTGCCAGAAGGTTTTCAGCGCAGCGAGTTTTTGCTCGATCATGGCGCTATCGATATGATTGTTGATCGACGTGAAATGCGCGATCGTTTGCATTCTTTGTTATCGATGTTGTCACCGTTAGTGGTTTCGGGGGACGTGGTGGAGTCGGTCGAGGTTGTTGAGTCTTAGGGGTTTCGTCATTATTGTTTCATGAATTGATCAAAGGCTTCCTTGGCCAAAAGTAACCAAAAGCATTGCTCTCACTTATCAGCCGCTGTCCCAGTGATTCCCTGAGTTGCGAGGCCAAACGCGATCGCTGCGGAACTCGTTCGTTTTACTCGCTCAGACAGTCCTCGCGATATTCCGCGTTTAAGCTCACAACCAGGCTGATAAAAAGGTCATGAACCCCAAAAACAAAAATACTATGTAGCCTGGATGTCGCGCAGCAGAATCCGGGATGGTTGGTTGTTTCAATTGAGCCCCGGATTTCGTTACACTTCATCCAGGCTACACTTGCTAAAGAGGCAATGGAATGAATCAAGACCATAGCAATCAATCTGGCTTAGGAAATAAATCTGTAGTTCCTCCTGAAATAAAAGGCTGGAACTGGGGTGCATTTTTACTTAACTGGATATGGGGAATTGGGAATAGCACTTACATAGCACTTTTAATGTTCGTTCCTTTAGTAAACATAATATTAATGTTTGTTCTGGGAGCTAAGGGAAATGAATGGGCTTGGAA
This is a stretch of genomic DNA from Gammaproteobacteria bacterium. It encodes these proteins:
- a CDS encoding polyphosphate kinase 2 family protein, with translation MFKAIDNDFLVPFDNSFSIAHSLTKIEDLSYGKKAYQKNLSQLNDRIDDDQKMLHAQDEYAVLLVFQAMDAAGKDSTIRAVTRGINPAGCQVFSFKQPSKEELDHDFLWRTAKRMPERGRIGVFNRSYYEEVLVVRVHPEYLRYQRLPNRVEDSELWCQRYESIRQHEHHLARNGTVIIKFWLNVSKAEQKQRFLARIDTPEKNWKFSSSDIEERQHWDDYMAAYEAALNETSRPWAPWYAIPADDKRVMRIKVAEIIAETLESLDLKYPSLDTKQAEKLQQIRKNLVANK
- the truA gene encoding tRNA pseudouridine(38-40) synthase TruA — encoded protein: MRIALGVEYNGTHFKGWESQPGQRTVQGCLEVALSKVANAEIKVVAAGRTDAGVHALEQVVHFDTQVSRDPYNWMLGITSSLPKDIAVHWAARVDDEFHARFSALTRRYRYLLLNRRARPGVLPAAMSWHPRHLDEAHMHEAAQALLGTHDFSAFRASSCQAHTATRRIVDIKVSRLHDTLIIDVEANAFLHNMVRNIAGVLIAIGEGVRPVSWAAEVLASKDRRQGGVTATPDGLYLVAVTYPQSVQLPQRSSDLGFCL
- a CDS encoding phosphoribosylanthranilate isomerase; the protein is MRTRVKYCGITRPADAHIAAELGVDALGLVFYPPSPRSVTIEQAREVIAAVPAFVTIVALFVDPEVSEVEAVLTELPIDLLQFHGDESAEQCQRYDWPYIKAVRMQQGVDLPTLSAHHAQSRGLLLDSYQAGVAGGSGQTFDWARVPSGIACPIILAGGLTSDNVATAIEQIQPFAVDVSGGIESAKGIKDSRKMKDFIRSVNTVERRND
- the trpB gene encoding tryptophan synthase subunit beta translates to MTKVNDSSDFDELLNLPDENGHFGPYGGCFAAETLMEPIAELREAYEHYRSDPEFMAEMDADFSQFVGRPSPLYHAQRWSKNLGGAQIYFKREDLNHTGAHKINNTVGQVLLAKRMGKTRIIAETGAGQHGVATATVCARMGLECVVYMGAEDIKRQMINVFRMRLLGAEVVAVESGSKTLKDALNEAMRDWVTNVDNTFYIIGTVAGPHPYPAMVRDFQAIIGREARAQALEQTGKLPVALVACVGGGSNAMGLFYPFIGDHDVELIGVEAAGDGLETGRHAAPLNAGRPGVLHGNRTYLMQTDSGQIIETHSVSAGLDYPGVGPEHAWLKDCGRAQYAVATDNEALAAFHDVTRTEGIMPALETSHALAHVKNIARDYAKDAMIIVSLSGRGDKDIHTVAAHEGIEI
- a CDS encoding tryptophan synthase subunit alpha — encoded protein: MSRIAACFSDLATAGRQALIPFVTAGDPEPGITVELMHAMVNAGANIIELGVPFSDPMADGPVIQRASERALAHNVSLHDVLGMVKIFRQRDNKTPIVLMGYLNPVEAMGYKYFAENSANAGVDGVLTVDLPPEEATDLVAALKEKNIDPIFLLAPTSNAQRITRINVMADGFLYYVSLKGVTGAANLDIDAVTAKLTEIRRLSKLPLGVGFGVKEPSDAANLAAIADAVIVGSTLVKIVEENIAEPAKIPSIISETLSAFRYAMDNATKC
- a CDS encoding acetyl-CoA carboxylase carboxyltransferase subunit beta, producing MSWFEKLLPSRIRTEGGSKKTVPEGLWSQCPKCSATLYRAELERNASVCPKCDHHHRIGARRRLDLFLDENDREEIAANLQPIDILKFKDSKKYKDRLTQAQKNTEENDALIAMRGKLKEMPVVVVAFEFAFMGGSMGSVVGERFVRAAAAAEAASIPLICFSASGGARMQEALISLMQMAKTSAALASLSKKGVPFVSVLTDPTMGGVSASLAMLGDINVGEPKALIGFAGPRVIEQTVRETLPEGFQRSEFLLDHGAIDMIVDRREMRDRLHSLLSMLSPLVVSGDVVESVEVVES